One Capsicum annuum cultivar UCD-10X-F1 chromosome 2, UCD10Xv1.1, whole genome shotgun sequence genomic window carries:
- the LOC107859656 gene encoding protein DJ-1 homolog D, with translation MANQKRVLLLCGDYVEDYEVMVPFQALLAYGVAVDAVCPGKKAGDVCRTSVHQLSHHQTYTESRGHNFALNATFDEIEATKYDGLVIPGGRAPEYLAMNGSVLDLVKSFANTKKPIASICHGQLILAAADVVKGLKCTAFPAVKPVLLAAGAHWEEPETMASCTVDGNLITVPTYDGHPEFIRLFVKALGGSIVGSGKRILFLCGDFMEDYEVMVPFQSLQALECHVDAVCPKKKAGEKCPTAVHDFEGDQTYSEKPGHDFTLNANFDSVDASSYDGLVIPGGRAPEYLALDDAVIKLVKEFMDSKKPVASICHGQQILSAAGVLKGKKCTAYPAVKLNVVLGGGTWLEPEPIDRCFTDGHLVTGAAWPGHPEFISQFMVLLGVHVKF, from the exons ATGGCTAATCAGAAAAGGGTTCTCTTACTATGTGGAGATTACGTTGAAGACTATGAG GTGATGGTACCATTTCAAGCTCTGCTAGCCTATGGAGTAGCCGTTGATGCTGTTTGTCCTGGAAAGAAAGCCGGTGATGTTTGCCGTACTTCTGTTCATCAGCTTTCTCATCACCAG ACATATACAGAGTCCCGCGGACACAATTTTGCTCTTAATGCAACCTTTGATGAAATCGAGGCTACAAAGTATGATGGCTTGGTCATACCAGGAGGACGTGCTCCAGAATACCTGGCCATGAATGGATCTGTGTTGGACTTGGTGAAAAGTTTTGCCAACACTAAAAAGCCAATTGCTTCTATCTGTCATGGACAATTGATCCTGGCTGCTGCAGATGTGGTCAAAGGTCTAAAGTGCACAGCTTTTCCTGCTGTGAAGCCGGTGCTTCTTGCTGCTGGTGCCCATTGGGAAGAACCAGAAACTATGGCCTCATGTACTGTTGACGGTAATCTCATCACTGTACCTACTTATGACGGACACCCTGAATTCATCAGACTCTTTGTCAAGGCACTTGGTGGCAGCATAGTTGGTTCTGGTAAAAGGATCCTATTTCTATGTGGG GATTTCATGGAAGACTATGAAGTGATGGTTCCTTTTCAGTCCCTCCAAGCTCTTGAATGCCATGTTGATGCTGTTTGCCCAAAGAAGAAAGCCGGTGAGAAATGCCCCACGGCTGTGCATGACTTTGAAGGTGATCAGACTTATAGTGAGAAGCCAGGTCACGATTTTACCTTAAATGCCAATTTTGATAGCGTGGATGCTTCAAGCTATGATGGACTTGTAATTCCTGGAGGCCGAGCTCCAGAATATCTTGCCCTGGATGATGCTGTTATTAAGTTGGTCAAGGAATTCATGGACTCCAAAAAACCAGTTGCATCAATCTGCCATGGGCAGCAGATTCTATCTGCTGCTGGTGTTCTCAAG GGTAAGAAGTGTACTGCGTACCCTGCTGTGAAACTTAACGTGGTGCTAGGAGGGGGGACATGGCTAGAACCAGAACCAATAGACCGTTGCTTCACAGACGGGCATCTTGTGACGGGGGCAGCTTGGCCAGGTCATCCTGAGTTCATTTCTCAGTTTATGGTATTGCTTGGAGTACATGTAAAATTCTAG